ACTGAATTTGCTCAAAGTATTTATGAAAAACTAAAAGAAGCAGATTTAAGAGTCGAACTTGATGACAGAAGTGAAAGTATGAACTACAAAATTAGGGAAGCTCAAAACAGAAAAATCCCTTATATGCTTGTTATAGGCGATAAAGAAATTGAAGCAAATTCTGTTGCAGTAAGAGCCAGATTAAAAGGTGATATTGGTACAAAAAATATTGATGACTTCATAAATTCGCTTAATAAAGAAATCAAGACCAAAGGAAAAGAAACTGTATAATTAACAATTCGAGTTAATTAATAAAATAAAAAATTAACGCAATTTTTTGCTCATGCTTGTTTTTATATAAATATACCGCTATGCGGTCGATTTACATGAAAATGGGCGGGAGAAATTATGTTTAGTCCTGATATGTTTAGATACATCATTGATCCTGATAAAATTACAGAAGAAAATGTACCCAATAAAAGGCTTTTGGCTGAAAAGCATGTGTTCAGGTATAACATTCTCGATCATGAAAAAGTTTTAAGTGATTACAGTTTTTTTAGCAGAATTTTAAAGAATTTTCATAAAGTTTTCGAAGTTTTTGCTTCTCAAACAAGGTAAAAATTTCTATACAGTTTTTGACAGATCTTTATTTTTTTTGTTTCTTAAGATAGAAATAAATTGATCTACTATCTGTGGATCCCAGACGGTTCCTGCGCCATTTATAAGCATTTCAAAAGCTTTTTCAGGGGCAAGAGCTTTTCTGTAGGGTCTATCGTCAATCATTGCATAGTATGCATTTATTACATAAAGTATTCTTGATCCTCTCGGTATAGTCTCTCCGGAAAGAATACCAGGATAACCTGTTCCATCCCAATTTTCATGATGATGTTCAATAATATTTATAATATATCCGGTGGATTTAAGCGGTCTCAGAATCTCTTTTGCCGATAAAAGTGGATGCTCAAGCACTTGCTTTCTTTCTTCATTTGTTAAAGGACCGGGTTTTATTAGAATTTTTTCGGGTAATAAATGACTTCCAATGTTATGTAACACACATGCAATTTTTAATTTTTCAATTTCTTCATCTGATAAATCTGATTTTTTTGCAAGTTCTGTAACCAGAAAAAGTTTTTCATCCAGATATTCATTTTTGTAGATATTGTTGCAGGCTTGAGAAAGTGAGCAATATATACAATTCATTATGTCAAAAAGATTTTCACCTTGAAGTTTATTTAATTGAATGTCTTTTACAATTTGAGAAGCTGCCGGAATTTGTTGTTTAACAAGCAATTCTATAAATGTATTTACAATCAAACGCTGCCAGTCTGTTTCTTCCTGTTTACTTGCAACTTCAACTCTGTTTCTGCCGTTTTTCTTCGCTAAATACATAGCCTGATCGGCAAGTTCAAGAAGCTCTCCTATAGATTCCGTATGTTTTAAGAAAGTCGCAACACCAATACTTGCAGAAATAGGTATGGATTCTTTAATCTGTGCTTCAGCAATAGCTGCTCTAAGCCTTTCTGCAGCAATAAGACCACCCTCTATCTCAATACCGGGAAGTATTATAGCAAATTCTTCTCCGCCAAATCTTGCCGCAATATCTACAGAACGGGCATTTTTCTTGAGAATGACCCCTATTTGTTTAATTGCTTCATCTCCAACGGAGTGTCCATGCGTGTCATTAATTTTTTTCAAGTGATCCAAGTCAAGTGTAATAAGCGTAAAAGGCTGATTTAAACGGCTTGCTCTCTCAACTTCCGCTGTCAGGCATTGATCAAAGTGCCTTCTGTTGTACAAAGCCGTTAAACCGTCTGTAATAGCCTGTTTTTTAATTTGTTCAAAAAGGTTTGCGATTGTCACTGCAAGTTCAATTTGTCCTGCAAAAAGGCTCAAAAAGTTTTTTTCCGTACTTCCTATTTCACTTCTGATAGAAATAGTAATAAGGCATCCGAAAGGTTCTCCTTGCACTATTATTGGCAATATTGAAATAGCCCTGTTCCCTAACAGCTTATCGATGGCCTCAAGTTTTTCATCTTCTATTTCCGGTACAGCACCCTGAAACAGTTCTTTAAAGTTTTTTATTTTGACTATTTCCCTGTTTTTCAGGGCATTTACAATAATATTATTTTCACAGCTCAAAGGTATATCGTAAGAAAATATAGAGCTTTGCAATATATCATGCATTTTTGCGGAAAAACTGTTTTCGTTTGCGGCTCTTATTTTGAGTCTTGTTCCTGATTCGAAATTATAAATCTGAAAAACAAAGCAATACAGATACCCCAGCTCGTCAGACAATCCGTTAATAACCGTAGAAAGAACTTCAGATAATGGCTCAGCCGAATTCATGGTGCTCCAGATGTGTTTTAAAGTCAGCAAGCTTTTGTTGGCCTGATTTAATTCGTCAGTCCGTTCTGTAATTTCTCTCTCAAGTAAGAGATTTCGTTCAAAAGTATTTTTGAATCTTTTTCTTTCATCCAAAAAATTATCTTCAAGAATATTAACTTTATCCTTGAAAGTCCCTACTTTATTAACAATATCTTTAAGCCATCCTGATGCCATATGTTTTTACGACCTGTTTAAATACTAAGTACTTAGAAGCACACAATTATTTATAATTATTATAGTATAACATTTTTTATATTGAAATTAATTTATTTATAATTTTTATCATCCAATCTAACTAATATACCCTGTTTCTTTGCTCAATAAACGTCAGAATCTTTTCAGGAGAAAGCTGTTTCATACATTCCATATTATTATCGGATCTCGGGCATTTTCTTTTAAAGCAAGGCTGACAAGGAAGTTCTGCCGCTAAGGCTATATGTTTTTCTCCAAAAGGAGGAGTCCTTTTAAAACCTGTAGAACCAAAGAGCATTATTATAGAAGGTTTTTGGGTTGCATTTGCAATGTGTGCAGGTCCTGTATCAGGGGCTATTAAGTATTTTGCCCTGTTAAAAAGCTCTATTAACTCAAAAAGATTGGTTTTGCCTGCCAGAGAAAGATAATTGCTTTTCTGATTTGTGTTGTTGACCTGCTCATCTCGAGCTCTGCATATTCTTGCAATAAGTTCTTTGTCTTTTTCTGTCCCTGTAAAAATAATATTATATTCGGGCGCAAGTTTTTCCAGAAGTTCTGCCCAGTATTTTTCGAGCCAGTGTTTTGAATCCCAGATGGTAGCAGGAGAAAATATTATGATTTCTTTGTTTTTATCGATATTTTCCAGAAGCTTATCAATATAAATTTTTGCGCTTTCGCTTACCGGAGGAAGACTGAACTGAACTTGGTCAACAGGCGCTCCAAGGTAAGCAGCAGGCTCAAGATATCTTTCTATTATTAATTTATCGGGGTCAAAATTATCATGGGCAGGGAGTTTTTCGTTTACAAAGATACTTGCAAATTCTCTTGTTCCAGCATGTGCTATTTTTCTTTTTGCTCCGCTTAAAAACGCTATAATTGCGCTTTTAAATAATTCCTGCAAATCTATGACTATGTCAAATTTTTCTTTTCTGATTTTTTTGATTAATATAAAAAATTCCCATAAATTTTTTATATTAAAACCTCTGTTTTTCCATTTTTGCTTTGGAAAAACAAAAATTTTGTCAATTAAGGCGTTATTTATTATAATATCAGAAGATTTATCCTCTATAGCCCATGCAATATACGCCTCAGGGAATTTTCTCCGTAGAGAATGAAGTATGGGCGTGGAATGAATGACATCACCAATCGCGCTTAGCCTTACTATTAATATTTTAGGGGGAGTATTCATAATTTCGGACTTTATTTATATTTTACTTTAATTGGTCTTGCCGATAACAAAATATTCTAAAATTATTCAAATAATCTTTTTAACGTACAACTATGTGATTGTTGTTCAATTGTTTAGAGGAACAAATATTCGGATACCTGCTTTATTATTTTAATAGAAAAAATAATAACACAGATATTAGTTAGGCTTATTAACAATCTGATAGAATTTAATATCTGTTTTTTAAAAACTTAAGTTTGTATTGCAATTAAGCAATATTTTGTTGTCTAAGAACCGTTTTTCAGTCAATAAAGGATGATGCATAGAGGTTATATGCTTAAAATAAAAAAGAACAAAGATCTTGACTCTTCTCAAAGTCGTATTACTTATTTGATTAATCAATTAAGCAATAGTTTGGATAATGAAGAGTTAAGCAAAACATATAATCGTTTGCTTATAGAAAGAGCAACCATAAGAAAAAAGCTTGAGAATAAAAAATCAAATAATGTTTTAATAAATTTTTGCGAAAAGCTTAACAGGAAAAAAAACAAAAAACTTATTTGCGATTATTTTAAAATTTAATAATATTAAGAATTAATATTATTTGTTGAATCTTAATATAAATCTAATATTTTTATTAAAAAATAGTGCTATAGTAATACAAAAGTTCTTAAACTACTAAAATGACATGCTGACAGGGCGTTTAAGCAGGTGATGTCAAGTTTAATTACAATTTTTGTATCTATATTTCTTGGGGAGAAGTAAACTTTAAGAGGTAGGATTTATGAAAGAAGAAAAAGAATTACCTTTTGTATTCAGTCATTCTAATCCTTTATCAGCTTCAATAGAGCAAGAAACATACATAAGGAACGGTAATTATACTATTGCGGGTCTTGAAGGCAAACTTTTTAAAAGAATTACAAAATTATTAGCACTTAATCCTTTATCAGGAAATGTTCTTATAAAAGAAAAAACTTGTTGCAGTGATTACAATTATGAAAAATTTTTAGTAGTTTCACGTGACGGAAAACCGGAAAAATTCAAAGGCGAAAATTTTTAAATCTTAAAAGCTGTCTTTTTTAAATATTAATTTTCCTTTACAAAATAAAATTATTTAAAAATTTGAATTTATAATATGTTTTAATTGTTATAATTTAAATATTTATTAAGCTAATATTAAGAAAGCTTGAAATATATTTTATAAGGAGAATATAAGTGGGCAAAATATTAGTCATTGATGATGATGAATCAATTTTAGAGCTGGTAAAAATAAATCTTGAATTAATGGGACATGATATTTTAACTGCACCTGATGGCATAAAAGGCTTTGCTCTTGTTAAACAGGAGTTGCCTGATCTTGTAGTTCTTGATGTTATGATGCCCGGAGTTGACGGTTTTACCGTTGCTCAGCGAATCAGGCAAAATTCTTCTACAAAAGAAATTCCTATT
This DNA window, taken from bacterium, encodes the following:
- a CDS encoding diguanylate cyclase; the encoded protein is MASGWLKDIVNKVGTFKDKVNILEDNFLDERKRFKNTFERNLLLEREITERTDELNQANKSLLTLKHIWSTMNSAEPLSEVLSTVINGLSDELGYLYCFVFQIYNFESGTRLKIRAANENSFSAKMHDILQSSIFSYDIPLSCENNIIVNALKNREIVKIKNFKELFQGAVPEIEDEKLEAIDKLLGNRAISILPIIVQGEPFGCLITISIRSEIGSTEKNFLSLFAGQIELAVTIANLFEQIKKQAITDGLTALYNRRHFDQCLTAEVERASRLNQPFTLITLDLDHLKKINDTHGHSVGDEAIKQIGVILKKNARSVDIAARFGGEEFAIILPGIEIEGGLIAAERLRAAIAEAQIKESIPISASIGVATFLKHTESIGELLELADQAMYLAKKNGRNRVEVASKQEETDWQRLIVNTFIELLVKQQIPAASQIVKDIQLNKLQGENLFDIMNCIYCSLSQACNNIYKNEYLDEKLFLVTELAKKSDLSDEEIEKLKIACVLHNIGSHLLPEKILIKPGPLTNEERKQVLEHPLLSAKEILRPLKSTGYIINIIEHHHENWDGTGYPGILSGETIPRGSRILYVINAYYAMIDDRPYRKALAPEKAFEMLINGAGTVWDPQIVDQFISILRNKKNKDLSKTV
- the waaF gene encoding lipopolysaccharide heptosyltransferase II: MNTPPKILIVRLSAIGDVIHSTPILHSLRRKFPEAYIAWAIEDKSSDIIINNALIDKIFVFPKQKWKNRGFNIKNLWEFFILIKKIRKEKFDIVIDLQELFKSAIIAFLSGAKRKIAHAGTREFASIFVNEKLPAHDNFDPDKLIIERYLEPAAYLGAPVDQVQFSLPPVSESAKIYIDKLLENIDKNKEIIIFSPATIWDSKHWLEKYWAELLEKLAPEYNIIFTGTEKDKELIARICRARDEQVNNTNQKSNYLSLAGKTNLFELIELFNRAKYLIAPDTGPAHIANATQKPSIIMLFGSTGFKRTPPFGEKHIALAAELPCQPCFKRKCPRSDNNMECMKQLSPEKILTFIEQRNRVY